One genomic segment of Cytophagales bacterium includes these proteins:
- a CDS encoding carbon starvation protein A has protein sequence MNAALITIIAFVCLFLGYRFYARYIAVKIFRTESKEAEKEVMPSAALRDDVDYLPTNKFVLFGHHFSSIAGAAPILGPAIAIVWGWLPALLWVVVGAIFMGAVHDFGALVLSARNKGKSIGVITEEMIGKRSKFLFLVIIFLLVFIVLAVFAYAIAYLFVLYPGSVIPINFEIIVAVLIGRWVYKRKGNLLIPSLIALVLLYAMIYIGYLYPVRLPEYLWFGGSEVLTWIVFLMIYGFIASTLPVWVLLQPRDYINSHKLIIGLAVIYLAIFIAQPVIDAPVINFTENPNPQPWFPFLFITIACGAISGFHALVASGTSSKQLKNIKDARYVGYGAMMGEAGLAIAATIAVAAGFANAEAWQHHYIDNFEHAVSLKSKIEAFVLGTSSFLSELKMFQYLAGNNVQNLTAVFVSVLVISFAATSLDTATRIQRYIIGEIGEGLLRWKMGDGRCPPAKTEWRAGMMEKGNLCQRVLRLGQIFSKYIDRSLEFLAKNRYLQAFIAVLLSFLLVISDGGGKGGLNLWPLFGATNQMVGALTLLVLSVWLLRKKINASATLIPMVFITVVTFLGTMDNIFNYVDTQKWLLAGIASVIGICQVWIIGEAIVVLKREFKHITS, from the coding sequence GTGAACGCAGCCCTAATCACCATCATAGCCTTTGTCTGCTTGTTTCTTGGCTACCGCTTTTATGCCCGCTATATAGCTGTAAAAATATTCAGAACTGAAAGCAAAGAAGCCGAAAAAGAGGTGATGCCTTCAGCAGCTTTGCGGGATGATGTAGATTATTTGCCAACCAACAAGTTTGTTTTGTTTGGCCATCATTTTTCATCTATTGCAGGCGCTGCACCGATTTTGGGCCCTGCAATAGCGATCGTCTGGGGTTGGCTGCCGGCTTTGCTGTGGGTGGTTGTAGGAGCAATTTTTATGGGCGCTGTACATGATTTTGGCGCCCTGGTTTTATCCGCCCGTAATAAAGGCAAATCCATCGGGGTGATCACCGAAGAGATGATTGGAAAGCGATCTAAATTCCTTTTCCTGGTAATAATATTCCTTTTGGTCTTTATCGTGCTGGCGGTTTTTGCTTATGCCATCGCTTACCTTTTTGTCCTTTATCCGGGATCTGTCATCCCGATTAATTTTGAAATTATTGTTGCCGTGCTGATAGGACGGTGGGTTTATAAACGAAAAGGGAACCTGCTCATTCCTTCATTGATTGCATTAGTCTTACTTTATGCTATGATCTATATTGGATATTTATATCCAGTCAGATTGCCGGAATATCTATGGTTTGGCGGCTCAGAAGTATTGACCTGGATCGTATTTTTAATGATCTATGGGTTTATAGCTTCCACGCTGCCGGTTTGGGTACTTTTGCAGCCAAGGGATTATATCAATTCGCATAAATTAATCATAGGCCTGGCGGTTATTTACCTTGCAATCTTTATTGCCCAACCTGTAATAGATGCGCCTGTTATAAATTTCACAGAAAATCCTAATCCCCAGCCCTGGTTTCCCTTTTTGTTTATTACGATCGCATGCGGAGCTATCTCAGGGTTTCATGCACTGGTAGCTTCCGGTACATCTTCTAAACAATTAAAAAACATAAAAGATGCCCGGTACGTGGGTTACGGAGCCATGATGGGTGAAGCCGGACTGGCAATCGCAGCCACTATTGCCGTAGCAGCAGGATTTGCAAATGCTGAAGCATGGCAGCACCATTATATTGACAATTTTGAACATGCTGTTAGCTTAAAAAGCAAAATAGAGGCTTTTGTGCTGGGTACATCCAGTTTTCTTTCAGAGCTAAAAATGTTTCAATATTTAGCAGGTAACAATGTACAAAACCTGACAGCGGTATTTGTGTCTGTTTTGGTGATCAGCTTTGCAGCCACGTCTCTGGATACCGCTACCCGTATCCAGCGTTATATAATTGGAGAAATTGGAGAGGGCTTGTTGAGATGGAAGATGGGTGATGGAAGATGCCCGCCTGCCAAAACAGAGTGGCGGGCAGGGATGATGGAAAAGGGCAACTTATGCCAAAGAGTCTTGCGGCTGGGACAAATCTTTAGCAAGTATATAGACAGATCGTTGGAATTTTTAGCAAAAAACAGGTATTTACAGGCATTTATCGCGGTTTTGTTATCTTTTCTCCTGGTCATTAGTGATGGAGGTGGTAAGGGGGGGCTGAATCTTTGGCCGCTTTTTGGCGCTACCAACCAAATGGTAGGAGCGCTTACCTTATTGGTGCTTTCGGTGTGGCTATTGAGAAAAAAAATAAATGCAAGCGCCACTTTAATTCCCATGGTCTTTATAACTGTGGTCACTTTTTTAGGGACAATGGATAATATTTTCAATTACGTTGATACACAAAAGTGGCTGCTTGCAGGAATAGCTTCTGTTATTGGCATTTGCCAGGTGTGGATCATTGGGGAGGCAATCGTTGTGTTAAAAAGAGAGTTTAAGCATATAACTTCGTAA
- the miaA gene encoding tRNA (adenosine(37)-N6)-dimethylallyltransferase MiaA yields the protein MLTILGPTATGKTKLAAQIAHRLNGEIISADSRQVYKEMNIGTGKDYEDYLIAGKKIPVHLIDIAEPGDEYNVFQFQKDFFKVYDEIIKRNKLPVLCGGTGLYIEAVLKGYKFLEAPRNEKLRKNLKNKTHNELVDILSSIQSLHNTTDILDRNRLVKAIEIAIYRKEHPETDTDFPKVQTHIFGIHYDRKIIRERITERLKDRLENGMVDEVEMLLKKGISAKRLKSYGLEYKFITQYILGEINRETMFQKLNTAIHRFAKRQMTWFRKMERDGYYINWIDGELPMEKKINKVLEGKHTFLASFT from the coding sequence ATGTTAACCATCCTTGGACCAACAGCAACAGGCAAGACAAAATTAGCCGCTCAAATAGCGCACCGGCTAAACGGTGAAATTATCAGCGCTGATTCACGGCAGGTTTATAAAGAAATGAATATTGGTACGGGTAAAGATTATGAAGATTATCTCATTGCCGGAAAAAAAATCCCTGTTCATTTGATCGATATTGCTGAACCGGGAGATGAATATAACGTTTTCCAATTCCAGAAGGATTTTTTCAAAGTCTATGATGAAATTATAAAAAGAAACAAGCTTCCTGTACTCTGTGGAGGCACAGGTTTGTATATTGAAGCAGTTTTAAAAGGGTATAAATTTTTGGAAGCGCCCCGTAATGAAAAATTGAGAAAAAATTTAAAAAACAAAACACATAATGAACTGGTAGATATCCTTTCATCAATTCAGTCATTACACAATACTACAGACATTCTGGATAGAAATCGTCTTGTCAAAGCAATTGAGATAGCAATATATCGCAAAGAACATCCCGAGACAGACACTGATTTTCCAAAGGTTCAAACACATATATTCGGTATTCATTATGACAGGAAGATCATTCGTGAAAGAATAACGGAACGTCTGAAAGACAGGTTGGAAAACGGGATGGTTGACGAAGTTGAAATGTTATTGAAAAAAGGGATCAGCGCTAAACGACTTAAAAGTTACGGACTTGAATACAAATTCATTACCCAATATATTCTGGGCGAAATAAATAGGGAAACTATGTTCCAAAAGTTGAACACTGCCATACACCGGTTTGCGAAAAGACAAATGACATGGTTTCGTAAAATGGAACGGGATGGATACTACATAAATTGGATTGATGGAGAATTGCCGATGGAAAAGAAAATTAATAAGGTATTAGAGGGTAAACATACTTTTTTAGCATCTTTTACATAG
- a CDS encoding amidohydrolase, giving the protein MKNKIQKLAKKYANEVIKDRRQLHANPELSFEEYNTSKFVAERLRAFGLKPQEGIAKTGVVAVIEGRGSGKIPNPKPARQRPMAGGSQIPNVVALRADMDALPIQEANDISYRSKNNGIMHACGHDVHTASLLGAARILCDLKSEFYGSIKLIFQPAEEKIPGGASLMIKEGVLKAPAPANIIGQHVMPLIPVGKVGFREGKYMASTDEIYITVKGKGGHAAMPEMNIDPVLIASHTIVALQQVISRNASPKIPSVLSFGKVIAEGATNVIPDEVKMEGTFRTMDEDWRAAAHKKIKQITHAIAEGMGGTADIDILKGYPCLENHPQLTAQLRKFAEDYLGKENVVDLDIWMASEDFSYYSHQINACFYRLGVRNETKGITSLVHTPTFNIDEDALEVSAGLMAWLAVSELSM; this is encoded by the coding sequence ATGAAAAATAAAATCCAAAAATTAGCAAAAAAGTACGCCAATGAAGTAATCAAGGATAGAAGGCAGCTTCATGCTAACCCGGAGCTTTCGTTCGAGGAGTATAACACTTCAAAATTTGTTGCAGAAAGATTAAGAGCTTTTGGACTCAAACCTCAGGAAGGCATTGCAAAGACTGGTGTTGTAGCAGTAATTGAAGGGCGAGGGTCGGGCAAAATCCCAAATCCCAAACCTGCCCGCCAAAGGCCTATGGCAGGCGGGTCCCAAATCCCAAATGTAGTAGCTCTCAGGGCAGATATGGATGCTTTGCCGATACAAGAGGCCAATGATATTAGTTACCGATCAAAAAATAACGGGATCATGCATGCATGCGGGCATGATGTGCATACAGCTTCACTTTTAGGTGCAGCCAGGATTTTATGTGATCTGAAAAGTGAATTCTATGGCAGTATTAAATTAATTTTTCAGCCGGCTGAAGAAAAAATACCAGGAGGTGCATCATTAATGATCAAAGAGGGCGTGTTGAAGGCTCCTGCACCTGCAAATATCATTGGTCAGCACGTGATGCCTTTGATCCCAGTTGGTAAAGTTGGATTTCGTGAAGGGAAATACATGGCAAGCACCGATGAAATTTACATAACCGTGAAAGGAAAAGGCGGCCATGCAGCAATGCCTGAAATGAACATTGACCCTGTTCTGATCGCTTCGCATACAATTGTAGCTTTGCAGCAGGTCATTAGCCGCAATGCCAGTCCCAAAATTCCGTCTGTGCTGTCATTTGGTAAGGTAATAGCTGAAGGAGCTACCAATGTTATTCCTGATGAAGTGAAGATGGAAGGTACATTCCGTACCATGGATGAAGATTGGAGAGCTGCTGCACACAAAAAAATAAAACAGATCACCCACGCTATAGCTGAAGGCATGGGTGGCACTGCTGATATAGATATTCTCAAAGGCTATCCCTGTCTTGAAAATCATCCCCAGCTTACAGCACAACTGCGAAAATTTGCCGAAGATTACTTAGGCAAAGAAAATGTAGTTGACCTTGATATCTGGATGGCATCAGAGGATTTTTCTTATTATTCTCATCAGATAAATGCATGCTTTTACAGGTTGGGTGTCAGAAATGAAACAAAAGGCATCACCTCATTAGTACATACGCCCACCTTTAATATTGATGAAGACGCCCTTGAGGTAAGTGCGGGATTAATGGCATGGCTTGCGGTTTCGGAGCTCTCTATGTAA
- a CDS encoding protein-L-isoaspartate(D-aspartate) O-methyltransferase, giving the protein MGSWQYCILSTAYCLLLFCLLFFQISCNLNIDNYKEDSKSTATATAASLDTFPAFEWWRLEARKMVKTQISDRGVKDKALLEVMRNTPRHLFVPKELEKSAYIDSPLPIDEQQTISQPYIVALMTELLQLKGNEKVLEIGTGSGYQAAILAQLTGKVYTIELIKSLAESAKALLDRLGYENVIVKWGDGYKGWPEEAPFDCIIVTAAPETVPQELIKQLKNGGRLAIPVGVYFQELLLITKNKEGIKKESIIPVRFVPMVHPPAKNKN; this is encoded by the coding sequence ATGGGCAGTTGGCAATATTGCATACTGTCAACTGCCTATTGTTTACTGCTTTTTTGCCTGCTGTTTTTCCAAATTAGCTGTAATTTAAATATTGATAACTATAAGGAAGATTCAAAATCTACAGCCACAGCAACTGCTGCTTCCCTTGACACTTTCCCGGCTTTTGAATGGTGGCGCTTAGAAGCCAGAAAGATGGTAAAAACCCAGATTTCCGATCGTGGCGTCAAAGACAAGGCGCTCCTTGAGGTTATGAGAAACACGCCCCGTCATCTTTTTGTACCGAAAGAATTAGAAAAAAGCGCATACATTGATAGCCCTTTGCCGATAGATGAACAGCAAACAATTTCCCAGCCATATATTGTAGCGTTAATGACTGAATTGCTGCAACTGAAAGGAAATGAAAAAGTTCTGGAAATAGGTACAGGCTCAGGATACCAGGCGGCAATATTAGCTCAATTGACCGGGAAGGTTTATACCATTGAATTAATTAAGTCATTGGCTGAAAGCGCTAAAGCGTTGTTGGACAGGTTGGGTTATGAAAATGTAATCGTAAAATGGGGTGATGGTTATAAAGGTTGGCCAGAAGAAGCGCCTTTTGATTGTATTATTGTTACGGCTGCCCCTGAAACTGTGCCCCAGGAATTAATTAAACAATTGAAAAATGGCGGGCGCTTAGCCATACCCGTTGGTGTATATTTCCAGGAATTATTGCTGATCACAAAAAATAAGGAAGGCATAAAAAAGGAAAGCATTATTCCTGTGCGTTTTGTTCCAATGGTACATCCCCCTGCTAAAAATAAAAATTAA
- a CDS encoding site-2 protease family protein, translated as MKNIESPDIKKLSIHLVLFIITLITTTLAGSEWIHGRFFFDNLGWMDWQGFLKGLQYSIPFLGILTVHEFGHYLTARFYKIKVSLPYYIPFFFGLGFSIGTFGAFIRIKSRMKHRKHLFDVGIAGPLAGFVVAIMLLFYGFTHLPPPEYVTNIHPELAQHIAQHGLNCADHVYKNTGGSLALGSNLIFMFFERFVVEDPRLIPNKYEMWHYPLLLAGYLALFFTALNLIPIGQLDGGHILYGLVGSKNHRIISPIFFLILVFYAGLGLVELFDKINIFSFPIYSAPLYWGGLCILFSKVFKGFYKVMLFSLAFMALQFSFSNLFPSVKGYPGWLVFALLLSMLGVYHPPAQYEKPLNTKRKILGWISLIIFILCFTPVPLVLE; from the coding sequence ATGAAGAATATTGAATCACCGGACATTAAAAAACTTTCCATCCATCTGGTTTTATTCATTATCACACTCATCACAACTACATTAGCAGGGTCTGAATGGATACATGGAAGATTTTTTTTTGATAACCTTGGCTGGATGGATTGGCAGGGGTTTTTAAAAGGGCTTCAATATTCCATACCATTTTTAGGCATTCTCACTGTTCATGAATTTGGTCATTATTTAACTGCACGATTCTACAAGATTAAAGTTTCTTTACCCTATTATATTCCATTCTTTTTCGGTCTTGGATTTTCTATAGGAACCTTTGGGGCATTCATAAGAATTAAAAGCAGGATGAAACATCGCAAGCACCTTTTTGATGTAGGAATTGCAGGGCCATTAGCAGGATTTGTTGTTGCAATCATGCTATTGTTTTATGGTTTTACACATCTACCTCCCCCGGAATATGTAACCAATATTCACCCTGAACTTGCCCAGCACATTGCGCAACATGGATTAAACTGTGCAGATCATGTGTATAAAAATACGGGTGGGAGCCTTGCTTTAGGCAGCAACCTGATCTTTATGTTTTTCGAGCGTTTTGTAGTTGAAGACCCCCGGCTCATTCCCAATAAATATGAAATGTGGCATTATCCCTTATTATTAGCCGGGTACCTGGCGCTGTTTTTCACTGCTCTTAATCTTATCCCGATAGGTCAGTTGGATGGAGGGCATATTTTGTACGGCCTGGTAGGAAGCAAAAATCACAGGATCATTTCACCAATCTTTTTTTTGATTTTGGTTTTTTATGCCGGTCTGGGTTTGGTTGAGCTCTTTGATAAAATAAATATTTTCAGTTTTCCCATTTATTCAGCGCCTCTTTATTGGGGGGGGCTTTGTATTTTATTCTCCAAAGTTTTTAAAGGATTCTATAAAGTTATGTTATTCTCCCTGGCTTTTATGGCGTTGCAATTTTCATTTTCCAACCTATTTCCCTCAGTTAAAGGATATCCAGGATGGTTAGTTTTTGCTCTTTTGCTCAGTATGTTGGGAGTTTATCATCCACCCGCACAGTATGAGAAGCCATTAAATACAAAAAGAAAAATATTGGGTTGGATATCCTTGATAATTTTCATCCTTTGTTTTACTCCTGTCCCCCTTGTTCTTGAATAA
- a CDS encoding DUF3276 family protein yields MEEKKDNIREEREEIFSRRVRAGRRTYFFDVRATRANDYYLTITESKRMRRDEENFYYEKHKLFLYGEDFDNFSEALEETLDHIKTELLGGKAPTRRVPFTPQENIESESKEKGEKGEKDKKDKKDKKDKKDEKDESEGKEKSENESKEKSKDDEDESEKDESSDELKWD; encoded by the coding sequence GTGGAAGAGAAAAAAGACAATATAAGAGAAGAAAGAGAAGAAATTTTTTCCAGGAGGGTAAGAGCTGGAAGAAGAACCTATTTCTTTGATGTGAGGGCAACCAGAGCAAATGATTATTATCTCACTATTACCGAAAGTAAGCGCATGCGAAGAGATGAAGAAAATTTTTACTATGAAAAACACAAGCTCTTCCTTTACGGTGAAGATTTTGATAATTTTTCAGAAGCGCTAGAGGAAACCCTTGACCATATTAAAACCGAGCTTTTAGGTGGAAAGGCGCCTACCCGTAGAGTTCCATTTACGCCTCAGGAGAATATAGAGAGTGAAAGTAAGGAGAAAGGTGAGAAAGGTGAGAAAGATAAGAAAGATAAGAAAGATAAGAAAGATAAGAAAGATGAGAAAGATGAGAGTGAGGGTAAAGAGAAAAGTGAGAATGAAAGTAAGGAGAAAAGCAAGGATGATGAGGATGAAAGTGAAAAAGACGAATCCTCTGATGAATTGAAGTGGGACTAG
- a CDS encoding DUF58 domain-containing protein, with translation MEINLTKIKQFGNIEFLAKQMVEGFITGLHKSPYHGFSVEFAEHRLYNTGESTRHVDWKVYAKTDRLYIKKYEEETNLRCHVLIDVSSSMYYPANNLGKITFSTMAASSLVYLLQKQRDAVGITTFSENIELQTPVKSTPLHLHNLMISLEKLLNDTGKNKKTAASTTLHLIAEKIEKRSLIIIFSDMMENIGQQDELLSALQHLKHNLHEVILFHVTDKKTEEDFKFEERPYEFIDIETGEKLKIRPNEVRDYYIKSIRKVFSELKLKCAQYKIDFIEADINKGFEQILLPYLIKRTKIR, from the coding sequence ATGGAAATTAATTTAACAAAGATAAAACAATTTGGCAATATAGAATTTTTAGCCAAACAAATGGTTGAAGGTTTCATTACCGGACTTCATAAATCCCCTTATCATGGATTTTCTGTTGAATTTGCCGAACACAGGCTTTACAATACAGGTGAAAGTACGCGGCATGTTGATTGGAAAGTTTATGCGAAAACAGATAGATTATATATTAAAAAATATGAAGAAGAAACAAACCTGCGTTGTCATGTCCTTATTGACGTATCATCATCTATGTATTATCCTGCAAACAACCTTGGCAAAATTACTTTTAGCACAATGGCAGCTTCATCTTTGGTCTATTTATTACAAAAACAGAGAGACGCGGTAGGAATCACCACTTTTTCAGAGAACATAGAACTACAAACCCCGGTAAAATCTACCCCTCTGCATCTCCATAATCTCATGATCTCACTAGAAAAATTACTGAATGACACAGGTAAAAATAAAAAAACCGCTGCTTCAACTACCCTGCACCTGATTGCCGAAAAAATAGAAAAACGCTCTTTGATCATTATATTTAGTGATATGATGGAAAATATCGGGCAACAAGATGAGCTGTTATCCGCATTGCAGCATTTGAAGCATAATCTCCATGAAGTAATACTTTTTCACGTCACGGATAAAAAAACCGAAGAGGATTTTAAGTTTGAAGAACGCCCTTATGAATTTATAGACATCGAAACAGGCGAAAAGCTTAAAATTCGTCCAAATGAAGTTAGAGATTATTATATCAAGTCTATCCGGAAAGTATTTAGTGAATTAAAGCTCAAATGTGCTCAATACAAAATAGATTTTATTGAAGCTGATATTAATAAGGGGTTTGAGCAAATTTTATTACCCTATCTTATAAAGAGAACCAAAATAAGGTGA
- a CDS encoding aconitate hydratase: MAFDIEMIRSVYANIERHIDNARKIVDRPLSLTEKILYSHLYDREVIKPCKRGVDYVEFAPDRVAMQDATAQMALLQFMQAGKEKTAVPTTVHCDHLILAIAGAKKDLETAKNANKEVYDFLALVSNKYGIGFWNPGAGIIHQVVLENYAFPGGLMIGTDSHTPNAGGLGMLAIGVGGADAVDVMAGMPWELKFPKLTGVKLTGKLSGWTSAKDVILKVAGILTVKGGTDYILEYFGDGAENISATGKGTICNMGAEIGATTSLFAYDEKIRAYLKATQRADVAVEADKISGHLCADKEVYADPEKYYDQVIEIDLSKLEPHINGPYSPDRAWPVSEFGKAVKENGWPRYFEVGLIGSCTNSSYEDIDRSASIAKQAIKKKLKAKTEFTITPGSEQVRYTTQRDGFLDEFEKIGGTILANACGPCIGQWKRHRKSNEQKNSILTSYNRNFAKRNDGDPNTHSFVASPELVTAMVLSGDLCFNPLTDKLINEDGEEVKLEEPKGIELPVNGFAVEDSGYIQPAKDGSKIAIKVASDSKRLQLLEPFAPWESTDIKGLKLLIKTKGKCTTDHISMAGPWLRFRGHLDNISDNCFTGAINFYNDKADLVKNQITGEYGPVPATARAYKAAGFGSVVFGEENYGEGSSREHAAMEPRFLGVRAIIVKSFARIHETNLKKQGMLALTFADRSAYNKVQEDDTIDILGLNSFAGETPLTVVLNHKDGNSDEFKVNHTYNENQIEWFKAGSALNLIKMKN, translated from the coding sequence ATGGCTTTTGACATTGAAATGATCCGGTCTGTTTATGCCAACATTGAGAGGCATATTGATAATGCGAGAAAGATCGTGGACAGACCATTGAGCTTAACTGAAAAGATCCTGTATTCCCATCTTTATGACCGGGAAGTTATAAAGCCCTGTAAAAGAGGCGTTGATTATGTTGAGTTTGCTCCAGACAGGGTTGCCATGCAGGATGCCACAGCACAAATGGCTTTGCTGCAATTTATGCAGGCAGGAAAAGAAAAAACGGCTGTTCCCACCACCGTTCATTGCGACCATTTGATCCTGGCTATAGCAGGCGCAAAAAAGGACCTTGAAACTGCCAAAAATGCAAACAAAGAAGTTTATGACTTTTTAGCATTAGTATCGAATAAATACGGCATAGGTTTCTGGAATCCTGGTGCGGGCATCATTCACCAGGTGGTGCTCGAAAATTATGCCTTCCCGGGTGGGTTGATGATAGGTACCGACTCCCATACACCCAATGCCGGAGGATTGGGGATGCTTGCTATTGGCGTAGGCGGAGCAGATGCCGTGGATGTGATGGCCGGCATGCCGTGGGAACTGAAATTCCCAAAATTAACAGGAGTGAAATTAACAGGAAAATTGAGCGGATGGACATCAGCAAAAGATGTGATCCTGAAAGTAGCCGGGATTTTAACAGTTAAAGGCGGAACGGACTATATTCTTGAATATTTCGGGGATGGTGCAGAAAATATATCAGCAACAGGTAAAGGCACAATCTGTAATATGGGAGCAGAAATAGGCGCTACTACCTCACTATTTGCTTATGATGAGAAAATAAGGGCCTATCTGAAGGCAACTCAGCGGGCTGATGTAGCTGTTGAGGCTGATAAGATATCAGGACATTTATGTGCCGATAAGGAAGTGTATGCTGATCCTGAAAAATACTATGATCAGGTAATTGAAATTGATCTTTCAAAATTGGAACCGCATATCAACGGCCCTTATTCACCTGACCGGGCCTGGCCGGTTTCTGAATTTGGTAAAGCAGTAAAAGAAAATGGCTGGCCCAGGTATTTTGAAGTCGGACTGATCGGCTCTTGTACCAATTCGTCTTATGAAGATATTGACCGTTCAGCTTCCATTGCTAAACAGGCTATTAAGAAAAAATTGAAAGCCAAGACTGAATTTACCATAACACCGGGCTCCGAACAGGTAAGATATACTACCCAGCGCGATGGTTTTTTAGATGAATTTGAAAAAATAGGAGGTACAATATTAGCCAATGCCTGCGGGCCTTGTATCGGGCAATGGAAACGACATAGAAAAAGTAATGAGCAAAAAAATTCTATACTTACCTCCTACAATAGAAACTTTGCCAAAAGAAATGATGGAGATCCCAATACACATTCCTTTGTGGCTTCTCCCGAATTAGTAACTGCTATGGTATTATCGGGTGACCTGTGTTTCAATCCATTGACCGACAAATTGATCAATGAAGATGGTGAAGAAGTAAAATTAGAGGAACCCAAAGGCATTGAATTGCCGGTAAACGGGTTTGCCGTAGAAGATTCGGGATATATACAACCTGCTAAGGATGGCAGCAAAATAGCAATTAAAGTAGCTTCTGATTCCAAACGTTTACAGCTCCTGGAGCCGTTTGCTCCCTGGGAAAGTACCGATATAAAAGGTTTAAAGCTCTTAATTAAAACTAAAGGCAAATGCACAACCGATCATATCTCCATGGCTGGTCCATGGTTGAGATTCAGGGGCCATCTGGATAATATTTCTGATAATTGCTTTACCGGGGCTATTAATTTCTATAACGATAAAGCCGACCTGGTAAAAAATCAAATAACGGGTGAATATGGACCCGTACCCGCTACTGCCAGGGCTTATAAGGCTGCCGGTTTTGGCTCGGTTGTTTTCGGTGAAGAAAATTATGGAGAAGGATCTTCGCGTGAGCACGCTGCTATGGAACCACGCTTCCTGGGTGTAAGAGCCATCATCGTAAAATCATTTGCCAGGATCCACGAAACAAATCTTAAAAAACAGGGGATGCTTGCCTTAACTTTTGCTGACAGATCAGCTTATAATAAAGTACAGGAAGATGACACGATTGATATTTTGGGATTAAATTCCTTTGCCGGTGAAACCCCTTTAACGGTTGTATTAAACCATAAGGATGGCAACAGCGATGAATTTAAAGTAAATCACACCTACAATGAGAATCAGATTGAGTGGTTTAAGGCGGGATCGGCTTTGAATTTGATAAAGATGAAAAATTAA